A window of Synechococcus sp. MEDNS5 contains these coding sequences:
- a CDS encoding tetratricopeptide repeat protein produces the protein MTRLRNWLTLLVLLALLLLPGPVMAAGDPEAGDLPRLFERALSLSRQGDPEAALPLWDQVLELAPRDAAAWSNRGNIRLMLGDPEGAIADQTRSIALAPEDADPHLNRGTAEEALQRWPEAAADYDWILQRDPLDASALYNLGNVRGSEGDWAQAQRLYRQAADARPGFAMARSSDALALYQLEDLAEAERQLRNLIRRYPLFADARAALSALLWREGSRGEAESHWAAAAGLDPSYRDSAWLAQVRRWPPTPIADLERFLALEVS, from the coding sequence ATGACGCGATTGCGCAATTGGTTGACCTTGCTGGTGCTGCTGGCCCTTCTGCTTCTGCCAGGGCCTGTGATGGCGGCAGGCGATCCTGAGGCAGGGGACCTGCCGCGCCTGTTCGAGCGGGCCTTGAGCCTGAGCCGCCAGGGCGATCCGGAGGCGGCGCTGCCCCTCTGGGATCAGGTGCTGGAGCTGGCGCCGCGGGATGCCGCCGCCTGGAGCAACCGCGGCAACATCCGCTTGATGCTGGGGGATCCTGAGGGGGCGATCGCCGATCAGACCCGCTCGATTGCCTTGGCACCAGAGGATGCCGATCCCCATCTCAATCGGGGCACTGCTGAGGAAGCCCTCCAGCGTTGGCCTGAGGCCGCGGCGGATTACGACTGGATCCTCCAGCGTGATCCTCTCGATGCTTCGGCGCTTTACAACCTCGGCAATGTGCGTGGCTCGGAGGGCGACTGGGCCCAAGCCCAGCGTTTGTATCGCCAGGCCGCCGATGCCCGCCCCGGTTTTGCCATGGCCCGCTCCAGTGATGCCCTGGCCCTCTACCAGCTTGAGGATCTTGCGGAAGCCGAGCGTCAGCTGCGCAATCTCATTCGCCGCTATCCGTTGTTTGCTGATGCCCGTGCCGCCCTCAGCGCTCTGCTCTGGCGGGAGGGCTCCCGCGGCGAAGCCGAAAGCCATTGGGCGGCGGCTGCCGGACTGGATCCCAGTTACCGGGATTCGGCCTGGCTGGCCCAGGTGCGGCGCTGGCCGCCGACACCGATCGCTGATCTCGAGCGTTTTCTCGCCCTGGAGGTGTCATGA
- a CDS encoding amidohydrolase, with product MSSSLPWPERLEAMLPELIDFRRHLHAHPELSGEEHQTAALLAGALREAGWRVREGVGRTGVVADLGPEQGPKLGLRVDMDALPVEERTDLPYASRRQGVMHACGHDLHSTIGLGVARLLAEEPEPPVGLRLLFQPAEELAQGARWMREAGATDGLQGLFGVHVFPSLPAGSIGVRSGSLTAAAGELEIEVIGEGGHGARPHQSVDAIWIASRVVTGLQEAISRRLDALHPVVVSFGLIEGGKAFNVIADRVRLLGTVRCLCTDVHDRLPAWIEDTVQALCAGFGATARVHYRCISPPVHNDVALTALLERCAIEQLGASQVLRLEQPSLGAEDFAELLKGVPGTMFRLGVAGPEGCAPLHNGHFLPDEACLAVGIRVLTSTLLAWEPPA from the coding sequence ATGAGCTCTTCGTTGCCTTGGCCTGAGCGCCTCGAGGCGATGCTGCCGGAGTTGATCGACTTCCGCCGCCATCTGCATGCCCATCCCGAGCTCAGCGGCGAGGAGCACCAGACCGCGGCCCTGCTCGCCGGTGCTCTGCGGGAGGCCGGCTGGCGGGTGCGCGAGGGCGTGGGCCGCACCGGTGTGGTGGCGGATCTCGGGCCGGAGCAGGGCCCCAAGCTGGGGTTGCGGGTGGACATGGACGCCCTGCCGGTGGAGGAGCGCACGGACCTGCCCTACGCCTCGCGTCGTCAGGGGGTGATGCACGCCTGCGGCCATGATCTGCACAGCACCATCGGTCTGGGGGTGGCCCGGTTGCTGGCCGAAGAGCCGGAGCCGCCCGTGGGTCTGCGCTTGCTGTTCCAGCCTGCGGAGGAACTGGCCCAGGGGGCGCGCTGGATGCGCGAGGCCGGAGCCACGGATGGCCTGCAAGGGCTCTTTGGTGTGCACGTGTTCCCATCCCTGCCGGCGGGGAGCATCGGTGTGCGCAGCGGCAGCTTGACGGCCGCTGCGGGCGAGCTGGAGATCGAAGTGATCGGGGAGGGGGGGCATGGCGCCCGTCCGCATCAATCGGTGGATGCGATCTGGATCGCTTCGCGGGTGGTGACCGGGTTGCAGGAAGCGATCAGCCGCAGGCTCGATGCCCTGCATCCGGTGGTGGTGAGTTTCGGCCTCATTGAAGGGGGGAAGGCCTTCAACGTGATCGCGGATCGGGTGCGTCTGCTCGGCACGGTGCGCTGTCTCTGCACCGATGTGCACGACCGGTTGCCCGCCTGGATCGAAGACACCGTGCAGGCTCTGTGCGCGGGCTTCGGCGCCACGGCTCGGGTGCATTACCGCTGCATCTCGCCTCCGGTGCACAACGACGTGGCCCTCACGGCTCTGTTGGAGCGCTGCGCCATCGAGCAGCTGGGGGCGTCGCAGGTGTTGCGGCTGGAGCAGCCCTCCCTGGGAGCCGAGGATTTTGCCGAGTTGCTCAAGGGTGTGCCTGGCACGATGTTCCGCTTGGGGGTGGCCGGGCCTGAGGGCTGTGCACCGCTGCACAACGGTCATTTTCTGCCGGATGAAGCCTGTCTGGCTGTGGGAATCCGGGTGCTGACTTCGACGCTTCTGGCCTGGGAGCCTCCGGCATGA
- a CDS encoding DUF3188 domain-containing protein, producing the protein MNRPPRTRLHVLLSLAAPLLVLLGVVALLQREGADKLQSLPAILVGAGLVIHAVVGRRRRRHRLLVALRSNRFEES; encoded by the coding sequence ATGAACCGGCCACCCCGCACCCGCCTGCATGTGCTGCTGTCGCTGGCAGCTCCGCTGTTGGTGTTGCTGGGTGTGGTGGCCCTGCTGCAACGGGAGGGTGCCGACAAATTGCAGTCTCTCCCTGCCATTCTGGTGGGCGCAGGCCTGGTGATCCATGCCGTGGTGGGCCGGCGGCGGCGGCGTCATCGGCTGTTGGTGGCCCTGCGCAGCAATCGTTTCGAGGAGTCCTGA
- a CDS encoding HEAT repeat domain-containing protein, with protein sequence MASSPQTPPGDAPDLDALREAIASGDPTRAMPALTQLRFCSDEEAVPLLVLGTQQQAFLVRSLSCSGLGYKRTDQGWTVLEQLLGSDEDANVRAEAANALVSYGVVRSWPLLRAAFAADGAWLVRCSILSGLAEQPEINLAWLLELAEIAIADGDGTVRVSGAEILGRIVRESQGIPIGEQARALLQPLQQDQDHRVVAAALNGLQGG encoded by the coding sequence ATGGCATCCAGCCCCCAGACCCCCCCGGGGGACGCCCCGGATCTCGACGCCCTCAGGGAGGCCATTGCCTCCGGGGATCCAACCCGGGCGATGCCCGCTCTCACCCAGCTGCGCTTCTGCAGCGATGAGGAGGCCGTGCCCCTGCTGGTGCTTGGAACGCAGCAGCAAGCGTTTCTGGTGCGCTCTCTGAGTTGCAGTGGCTTGGGCTACAAACGCACTGACCAGGGCTGGACCGTGCTGGAGCAGCTGCTCGGCAGTGATGAGGACGCCAATGTGAGAGCCGAGGCCGCCAATGCCCTGGTGAGCTACGGCGTGGTTCGTTCCTGGCCGTTGCTGCGCGCTGCGTTTGCAGCCGACGGCGCCTGGCTGGTGCGCTGCAGCATTCTGTCCGGCCTTGCGGAACAACCGGAGATCAACCTGGCCTGGCTGTTGGAGCTGGCCGAGATCGCTATCGCCGATGGCGACGGCACCGTGCGGGTGAGCGGGGCTGAAATTCTGGGGCGGATCGTGCGGGAGTCCCAGGGCATCCCCATCGGCGAGCAGGCCCGCGCTCTGCTCCAGCCCTTGCAGCAGGACCAGGACCACAGGGTGGTAGCTGCGGCGCTTAATGGTCTTCAAGGGGGATGA